The genomic region cgtgtgtgtgtgtgtgtgtgtgtgtgtgtgtgtcgtagttGATTCTTTCCAGCCTTTTCTCGATGTTGATGCCTTATCTCTGGGAGTCTCCCAAAGTTTGATGATTGAATGAAGGACGGAGACCCTGTTTAGTTGACAGGGTAAAATCAGAGGCCTTTTTTGAGTGGTTGCAATGCCCAACACTGCCACTTTCAGTGGGGGGGGCGCCCTTTCTCTTAAACAGACCTGCTGTGGTACAGAGGTCCTTAAGAACCCAGATCGTGGCTATGTGCATGCACACTTGGAGACCTAAAGGGGTCCAAATCCCCAATTCTCTGAccaagtgcttctctttggtcACCTTCCTGCTCGTCGTCACCCTATCGTTCCTACACACACCTCCTTAATGTGTTTCCTGCTGTCTGAACACCCTGGGATAAAACGGAAGTCAACTCTGCCTGCTACAGTATCAATCAAGAAAAACTCCTGACCCCATTGATCCATTCTTAGAGACAGTGTTTATTACGATTTGAAGCAAGTGAAATGGGGAATCCATTTTCGTTTTCGAATTGAAATTGCAGAagtctatatatattttatttttcaaccatcTCCCACACTGCTTGGCATGCCTCCGTTGAGTGACCCCTGTTGCCTCCCACATGAGCCATGAAGTGACCCGACCAGGACTGCTGACCCTAAAGGTCAGAGGGCAGCCGCACCTTTTGACCCCTGAAGTAATCAAAAGCAAGAATTGTCACTGTTTGGTGTGTCATCATGTCGGATGATGGTTGGTTATGATTCACCCAGTTTTAGTTGAATCACAAACCATTTGTGAACCCCACCTTGAAGATTAAGCAACCCACTGTAGAAGTGTCATCGTGAATCATTGTTGGTTCCTCTTGGTTCATATGCGTGTTTGGAATGGGAGAATGATTTTTAacctaaattaaaataaatgttccaTTAGACGTTTAGAACATTTCATTGGTCTACTCAATAGAACGGAGAACTTGTGCACATACTGAAAATTGGGGCAAATATTGACACTGCTTGATGCTTGTTCAAGTAGTCTTTTATTTGCCATTCATAATTATGTAACTGATAATTTGATAGCTTCCAACTACATTATTTCAATGACGAAAATGACTTTAGTGTTACAATATTGTAGTCCAAGGGAACATACAACTGTGAAACTATAAATCAATGTCTTGCAACGCCAACACGACCAAATCATGGTTCCTTGCCTCCAGGTTTAGTTTCAGAAGTGAACGTGAGGAATGAACCAGTCAATGAATTAACTCAAATAGGGAACCATTTTCGTGCTCTACTCATCACATGACAAGATGGTAATTATCACTGAACAATCTCTCGTATTGTTTAAACATAAGCTTTAGGTTATACATGTCCTTTTGTCACTCAATTTGTTTTAATTGAAGTACTGATTACATTGTCCTTACCTTGCAGACTTGTTTACTGACACCAATTTATGGTTCTGATCTTTTGTGTAGCCAAAGAGTTCTTAAATTCTGCAGTTTGTTGGACTGCCACTGTTGAAATTATTTTAATCTTTATTCCTGTTCATGTTGCAGATGATCATGTCTTTGCAAGTTTGAGTGTTGGCATATCTGGATAGTCTTACCAAACTAAATTATTTGTAGGAGACAGCTGTACTGAATCCAGACTTAACATAACATTCTAATTAACGTATGCACTTGTTGTggcactttttttttcaaagattaaatgtattttgtggCTTTTTGTTGAAATAAAAGATTTTCATATCACCCAGAAAATGTTGTTTCATCTGTGCAAGGCAATTGAATGACGATCCAACAAGGTTTACCACATTAGTTTTACCATCTTTTCTACGTATTTGTATTAGTAATCCGTTGTCAGACTTTGATGTAAAAATTAAAGTTAACACATGGGGCTGAAAAACTGAAAttgtttttggtttttattttaGCGCATCTGGATAGTCTTACACAATTAaattaatgtatgcactttTCTCATGGCACCTGTTGGTTTATCAagatttgtatttttgttgacAATGAGATTAGTCATGTCATCATCTGTAATCATCTGTAAGAACATAGTTGAATCATGCCGAAGAAAGTCCACCGAGGTCTACCTGATTAGTTTATTTGCCATCACAAATGATACAATCTTTACCTGTCAAAACAACTTGCATTAGAAGAAATCCAAGTTTCTTAAATTAACACAAGTCAACAGTAGCTGAAAAACTAGACTGCACAGGCTATTTtaaattcatgttaaacaattaTGTGGGTCCGATATGCAGTTATAACGTACATCATGTGCCAAATATCCTTGTTTGACCGGTATGTACCAAAATGATCGTCCTACATACCACAAAAATAAGTAATCTTGGCCTAGTATCCTTCATACTCATCCATATACatagattaaaataaaaagacagaTATTTAAAGCAAACTCATATTCCTTCGGGTTATTGTAATAACAAATCATGCAACGTATTAAAAAAGGAAGGAGAGGTGAACGAAGAACCCCGCAAACATGAACATCTACAGGGCCGAGAGCCGCACAGCCCCCCAGCTCTCACGGGACCCTTGGTCcatccagcagggggcagtgcCACAGACGGCTAAAGGCTATTGGATTACTGGTAAAAAACTAAATGTATAAAAACAGGGAAATCTAAAGCAGTGACGATGTGGAGGGGCGGGGGTATAAACATAAGTTAATGGAGATGCTGGTGGGCCAGTTTAGACAAAGTCCCGGGACTTCTTGATGGCGCAGCAGAGCAGCATGCTGAAGATCATGCCGAAGATCTgcgaagggtggaggaggaaacaAGGCAGCTTGACTCATAAGTGTAAACAAGTGTAAACAAGGCAGCTTGACTCATAAATGGAATTGCAGCTGTTGATCTTGCGACACGTACATTCAGTTTGCCTTTAGATAGAAAAGGTGCGAGCTGTTTTTCTGCTTGACGACTACGGCATACACACCATGTGGTATGGGcaccaggggtggactggccatctggcataccgggcatcgtcccagtgggccgttgacccaatgtgggccggtccggtccgctatatatttttttttctctctctctaaattccctccaattgggccggccaatgggcaacagagggctagcagtgtgtggccagcatcgacacagattattggtctatgtttgtcattgtcaatcaatcatgggctgacaggctcagagagccctgacagtgctgtaaatcacaacagaaaccagggtgggctggacctcatggcatgggccagAGTCGTGGGAGTCCGCGACTCCCACGAGtaagtaattcatgtcttagactttttctcgcagctacagataaaaaaaaaaaaaatctctatttatggtttcacaatgactgagtcacagttgaaacaaatgtgtttcagctctaatgctgctactgtctgtaatatgtttctatttagattatttgtcaggatattttgttattattgtccgagtctggttttaactaatgctgggcttacacaaaAAGATTTTCCCATTCACAGACTAAATACaggatgtatgtacttgataaaattgttttaataaagtatatgcagggttcttcccgtttgtctcgtcccacccctagtgctgataatgtagtgggctggtctggacagaaaatgccagggctgaatttttgtcccagtccacccctgatgGGCACTACCCGTGCTCACCCACCATGTTATAATCTATATTACATTATATCTCTATAAAAAGCCTAATATTGCTCCTCAAATTCCCACAAGTTAAAACTCACATTGCAGCACTCTGCACTTTAAAAACTATGTTCTGCAAACCCTTTATTATTGGGTTTCTATCTGTGCGGTcagcctgggggaggagccatgGAGTGGGTGTACCTTTCGTACCCCCCTCTGGGGAGGTCCACACTCACCATGATGACCCCGATGCCGATGCCCACCCCTCCGATGATGTGCAGCTTGCCGTTGAACACCTCGTCGATGGCAGCGGGGCAGCTCTGGCAACACAAAGACAACCAGAAGATCACGTCAGCCGACCAGCCCCGTCATTCCTCCACCTTACTGGGTACGCACACGTCTGCCACGCCGTGGTCAGATactatggcccaatcccatttctaccccttacccctcccccttgttttgaagggggaaggggaaggggaagggggaaggggcttaaggggtagaaatgggattgggcctaactcTAGGCTCGTAAGggttttgttgcatttttatgctttattatagagagaaaggtatgggagatagaggggaggaaatGAAGCAAATTATGCGTCCCATTAACAGGGTAAAAGCTGGGTAAAAATGCATTACCGTGGTGATGAGGACCTCCAGGCCCTCCTTCTTGGGGCAGATGTCCTTGGCCGCGTCGATCACGGTCCCTGTGGGGCCGCAACAGTccagctgggagggggggacacaaccaccaccacatcatcaGTTCCACTGGTGGCAATACAGACCCCGAGACGTTTAACACATTGGTGATGCAGATCTGATTTGTTCAACAGTGACCTACTGGTGGCAATATAGACGTTGAACACAGTGAGCTATTGGTGGCTATAGCGAGTGGGTGGTCCGCCGATATAGCCTCTGATTTTAGACTTGTTTACAAATTTCCTAACAGGTCATAGTTCGAATTATTCCAGGGAGGAGACATAATATGGGAATGCATCCAAGAATTAAGAGCCCTTATGACAAACTCTGAACTCAAGCGTACAATGACTCCCTCGTTATCGTACGCGTGTTTGACATGGAGCCCTCCCTAGTGAGGGGAGCTGGACCATGGTGGATCCACCGACATGGTTCTGATCCCTGCACCGGTCCCTCGTCTCACCCCAAAGTGGATGAGCCGCAGCGTCTCCTTCAGGGCCTCCTGGCGGGTGTCCTTGTAGTTGGCGTAGGTCTGCTTGTAGAACTCCGTCACGTCCTCCACCACCTAAAACGGCGAGACGGTGAGAGCTCAGTGCCGAGGTTCACAGACGGAAACGCATGAATGCCAGAATCCGAGAAGGAGACGTGTGCGTGCTGCACCCAGGCACGAGTTTGTGGGTCTCCGTACCCGGTCTTTGTTGGACAGGCCCCAGATCCCGGCAGCCACTTCAATCGCGAAGATGACgagcaggaagaagaagaactaGAAAAACAGGTCAACACACACGTTAGTCTCGTCAACAATGTAACTATTTAAAAAGGTCCCATGATACACCACCAGctgcgagtgtgattagccgctacaagccgttttgcccttatgacatcacaagtgggcgtgtccccctagatgtgtgacggatagatgagcaacatttgctacaaacccctgggtaggctggtagactgatctatacAGCGtaaatctaggtggacacgcccacttgcgatgtcataaggggccagtcttttccaaacggcttgtagcggctaatcaccctcacacctggtgagcatgtcatgggacctttaatgtgtGCGACGACAGGTggagtggtggtggtaatgGATGCTAAAGAGTCCTCCTCACCAATCCTAGCATGCAGGGAGACTCCTTGATGGCGCCGCAGCATCCCAGGAAGCCCACGACCATCATCAGCGCCCC from Gadus morhua chromosome 19, gadMor3.0, whole genome shotgun sequence harbors:
- the cd9b gene encoding CD9 molecule b isoform X2, whose translation is MAAIQCIKYLMFVFNFLFWLAGTGVLAVGLWLRFDTRTAALFEGPDAPTVFFTGVYILIAAGALMMVVGFLGCCGAIKESPCMLGLFFFFLLVIFAIEVAAGIWGLSNKDRVVEDVTEFYKQTYANYKDTRQEALKETLRLIHFGLDCCGPTGTVIDAAKDICPKKEGLEVLITTSCPAAIDEVFNGKLHIIGGVGIGIGVIMIFGMIFSMLLCCAIKKSRDFV
- the cd9b gene encoding CD9 molecule b isoform X1 — translated: MGALTGGELCVKYLLFIFNFVFWLAGTGVLAVGLWLRFDTRTAALFEGPDAPTVFFTGVYILIAAGALMMVVGFLGCCGAIKESPCMLGLFFFFLLVIFAIEVAAGIWGLSNKDRVVEDVTEFYKQTYANYKDTRQEALKETLRLIHFGLDCCGPTGTVIDAAKDICPKKEGLEVLITTSCPAAIDEVFNGKLHIIGGVGIGIGVIMIFGMIFSMLLCCAIKKSRDFV